Proteins encoded by one window of Teretinema zuelzerae:
- a CDS encoding UTP--glucose-1-phosphate uridylyltransferase: protein MKKDDISPTLASQLEKEGVDLDRMFRFLDDLNAGKYDAPGGIVPETVPSFPHPAIVDRRGPAELSKTRAALESRLFHLGLPLSLLNGAQAVPSESEDLLLLDEALLRKIGIRLYPQTAYGVLNGGSASSYADNKKNRSLDPELFDQFGDLFHTLADDCRGKPKGITPAFLNPDGSPGWSFLFLKLRMLLEHKKAYKEEIGTLPEVILPSFQMTSVHTDSAIAEALREYVADPGLLSLAESLGCPSVEMYTASQTMMAAITHSSSGRPRKIFDRAWGRADTGIAMPGGHGQNFEVLAPIYRKLRSKGIRFAWLGNIDNMGYTVDPVSLAVFALSGFDAAFEESWRTPMDVKGGILVADSSGKLSCADIGPVISTERMLAFEAEGKPVLFNCGIGLFDLERLDPLLDEIPYRLPLRITDQDKDAGQYAQAEQITWEVIGLLDKPMFLAVEKSRRFLAAKMLMETMLTSLPPSRGSKSELASVSREMHTGLEKLLRNEYGLTEANGKWVFTSE from the coding sequence TTGAAAAAAGACGATATTTCTCCGACCCTTGCGTCCCAGCTTGAAAAGGAAGGGGTCGATCTCGATCGTATGTTCCGCTTTCTCGACGACCTGAACGCGGGTAAATACGACGCTCCCGGGGGCATTGTCCCGGAAACGGTCCCCTCCTTCCCCCATCCCGCGATTGTGGACCGCCGCGGTCCCGCCGAATTGTCAAAAACCCGCGCCGCCCTTGAATCCCGCCTCTTTCATCTGGGCCTCCCGCTTTCTCTATTGAACGGAGCCCAAGCAGTTCCGTCGGAGTCCGAGGATCTTCTCCTTCTCGACGAAGCTCTGCTGCGGAAGATCGGCATCCGCTTATATCCGCAGACCGCGTACGGCGTATTGAACGGGGGCTCGGCCTCGAGCTATGCGGACAACAAAAAAAACCGTTCGCTGGATCCCGAGCTGTTCGACCAGTTCGGGGATCTCTTTCATACGCTCGCCGACGATTGCCGCGGAAAGCCCAAGGGCATCACTCCCGCCTTCCTGAACCCGGACGGTTCGCCGGGGTGGAGTTTCCTCTTCCTGAAATTGAGAATGCTCCTTGAGCATAAGAAGGCTTATAAGGAAGAAATAGGAACTCTTCCAGAGGTAATCCTTCCTTCTTTTCAGATGACGAGCGTCCATACAGACTCCGCGATAGCTGAAGCCCTTCGCGAGTATGTAGCGGATCCGGGGCTCCTGTCGCTCGCTGAATCTCTGGGCTGCCCCTCCGTAGAAATGTATACCGCAAGCCAGACGATGATGGCCGCTATTACCCATTCATCCTCAGGCCGTCCGCGCAAGATTTTCGACCGGGCGTGGGGCAGGGCCGACACGGGAATCGCGATGCCGGGCGGGCACGGGCAAAATTTCGAGGTGCTCGCCCCTATTTACCGGAAACTCAGGAGCAAGGGAATCCGCTTCGCCTGGCTCGGCAATATCGACAACATGGGGTACACGGTGGATCCTGTTTCCCTGGCAGTGTTCGCCCTCTCCGGTTTCGACGCCGCGTTCGAGGAATCCTGGCGCACTCCCATGGACGTGAAAGGCGGCATTCTGGTCGCCGATTCTTCCGGCAAACTCAGCTGCGCGGACATCGGACCGGTTATTTCGACCGAACGCATGCTCGCCTTCGAGGCCGAAGGAAAGCCGGTTCTCTTTAATTGCGGAATCGGCCTCTTCGATCTTGAGCGCCTTGATCCCCTGCTCGACGAAATTCCGTATCGGCTCCCGCTGCGCATCACGGATCAGGATAAGGACGCGGGACAGTACGCCCAGGCTGAGCAGATTACCTGGGAAGTGATCGGTCTGTTGGATAAGCCGATGTTCCTGGCGGTAGAGAAGAGCAGAAGGTTCCTTGCGGCTAAAATGCTGATGGAAACCATGCTGACCAGCCTGCCTCCGTCTCGCGGATCGAAATCCGAACTTGCCTCGGTTTCCCGGGAAATGCATACGGGGCTGGAAAAACTGCTTCGCAACGAATACGGCTTGACGGAAGCGAACGGCAAGTGGGTCTTTACATCCGAGTAA